The following coding sequences lie in one Candidatus Nitrospira allomarina genomic window:
- a CDS encoding sensor histidine kinase, with product MNPKNKPAPGSHPLRQNPETGLLVTREQVKKMTLEEVQHLVYELQAHQIELEMQNEELRQTQRELEVTGKRYAAVYDFSPVGYVTLDDGHSRILEANLTFCHLVGVSRLDILNTKFEQYVIPDDQRAFQRYLDFLRQTPGMHRSDLLTLQHANNFRRVRFEGCLENREPSSKTRVFRIAVEDVTIQEQVESAQDEQRALMAVVMDGVMDAIVTIDESQRIVLFNKAAEDMFGCPASSALKQSIDRFIPKRFRAAHQEHFQQFGRNPKPFRQMGGAREIFGVRTSGEEFPIEATISQVQAKEQGKKLFTVVLRDVTERRHAQEMLKKDQQFITAILDIAGALMVVMNRHGQIIRFNRACERLTGYSFEDVRHKLIWDILQLPKLGVEEVKEYFQAILQGQAPTFQENYWVTKDNIRRWIAWSYAVLRDDQGRVDFVIVTGINLTGQRNAQRALKNEQRFIANVLNTTGALVIILDPQWRILRVNRACEQTVRHAFQDLKGQPFWNLLTPSEEDNEGATEVLESYKTGRFPCTFESAILDKARHLCWIQWNTTASYKKNGDVEYFIVTGTDITRRRQTEQLLQQSKEQLQAILDHSPVSIWLKDLEGRYLKVNRQFERNAGLSEKQILGKTDTQIFPSERASRFWEIDQTILQTRQAHESDEKSDRSDGIHTEHVFKFLLTTPKGKPYALCGIATDITQRKQAETILQEASQRLEIQQQELRSLAAQLLTAQEEERRRISRDLHDDVNQRLALMSLKLQSAQNDLPDMHPVTQMLHELYANVGDLSDDIRRLAYQYHPSILDDLGLGSALRSLCEDFEKWEGISVTCELADRAGRISQAVGTCLYRVAQESLRNVVRHAQASAVHLVLRNEGPDIILSIHDNGKGFEVDGVLSRGLGFVSMRERVRLVGGTLFVESQPGYGTTVKVSIAVNAQS from the coding sequence ATGAATCCAAAAAACAAACCAGCTCCCGGGAGTCATCCTTTACGTCAAAATCCTGAGACAGGGCTGTTGGTCACACGCGAGCAGGTAAAAAAGATGACGCTGGAGGAGGTACAGCACCTCGTGTATGAACTTCAGGCCCATCAAATCGAATTGGAGATGCAAAACGAAGAGTTGCGTCAGACCCAACGAGAGCTTGAGGTCACAGGCAAGCGGTATGCCGCCGTGTATGATTTTTCACCGGTGGGATACGTGACCCTTGATGATGGCCATAGCCGAATATTAGAGGCCAATTTGACTTTTTGCCATTTGGTGGGTGTGTCACGCCTGGATATCCTCAATACGAAGTTTGAACAATATGTCATCCCGGATGATCAACGGGCGTTCCAACGGTATTTGGATTTTCTGAGGCAGACCCCGGGCATGCACCGTTCCGATCTTCTCACTCTGCAGCATGCCAACAATTTTCGTCGGGTCCGATTTGAAGGCTGTCTGGAGAACAGGGAACCTTCAAGTAAGACAAGAGTGTTTCGAATCGCGGTCGAGGATGTCACGATACAGGAGCAAGTCGAAAGTGCGCAGGATGAGCAAAGGGCCTTGATGGCGGTCGTGATGGACGGAGTTATGGATGCCATCGTGACCATTGATGAAAGTCAACGAATTGTCCTGTTTAATAAAGCCGCGGAAGACATGTTTGGTTGTCCTGCCTCAAGCGCCCTTAAGCAATCGATAGACCGGTTTATTCCGAAGCGGTTTCGTGCCGCCCATCAGGAACATTTTCAACAATTTGGCCGAAACCCGAAGCCCTTTCGTCAGATGGGTGGGGCAAGGGAGATTTTCGGAGTTCGGACCAGCGGAGAGGAATTTCCTATCGAAGCGACCATTTCACAAGTGCAGGCTAAAGAACAAGGCAAGAAGCTCTTTACCGTGGTGCTACGGGACGTCACTGAGCGTCGACACGCTCAGGAGATGCTGAAAAAAGACCAGCAATTTATTACGGCCATTTTGGATATTGCCGGTGCTTTGATGGTTGTTATGAATCGCCACGGGCAGATCATCCGGTTTAATCGCGCCTGTGAAAGGCTGACGGGGTATTCATTTGAAGACGTTCGCCATAAGCTCATTTGGGATATACTCCAACTGCCCAAATTGGGAGTGGAGGAAGTGAAGGAATATTTTCAGGCCATTCTCCAAGGCCAGGCCCCGACTTTTCAGGAAAATTATTGGGTCACGAAGGATAATATTCGGCGCTGGATTGCGTGGTCTTATGCGGTGCTTAGGGACGACCAGGGTAGGGTGGACTTTGTGATCGTGACAGGGATTAACCTCACGGGACAACGGAACGCGCAGAGAGCGTTAAAAAACGAACAGCGGTTCATTGCCAATGTGTTAAATACGACAGGAGCCCTGGTAATCATTCTGGACCCCCAATGGAGAATTCTTCGCGTGAATCGGGCCTGTGAGCAGACGGTCAGGCACGCGTTTCAAGACTTGAAGGGACAGCCATTCTGGAATCTCCTGACTCCTTCCGAAGAAGACAACGAAGGAGCCACAGAGGTGCTGGAGTCTTACAAAACAGGCCGGTTTCCTTGCACCTTTGAATCGGCCATTCTGGATAAGGCGCGCCACCTTTGTTGGATCCAGTGGAACACGACCGCCAGCTACAAAAAAAACGGCGATGTGGAATATTTTATTGTGACCGGCACCGATATCACCAGGCGCAGGCAGACTGAGCAGCTGCTTCAACAGAGCAAAGAGCAGCTTCAGGCCATTCTTGATCACAGTCCGGTCTCCATATGGCTCAAAGATCTTGAGGGTCGGTATTTGAAGGTCAATCGGCAATTCGAAAGGAATGCGGGTCTGTCCGAGAAGCAGATATTGGGCAAAACTGATACGCAAATTTTTCCTTCCGAACGGGCTTCGCGGTTTTGGGAAATTGACCAAACCATTCTTCAGACCCGGCAGGCTCATGAATCCGATGAAAAATCGGATCGTTCGGATGGAATACACACCGAACATGTGTTTAAATTTTTGTTGACGACTCCCAAAGGAAAACCCTATGCGCTCTGTGGAATTGCCACGGATATTACCCAAAGAAAACAAGCGGAAACCATTCTTCAGGAAGCCTCTCAACGCCTGGAAATTCAACAGCAGGAGCTTCGCTCACTGGCTGCCCAACTCCTGACTGCACAGGAAGAAGAGCGCCGGCGTATATCCCGTGATCTGCACGATGATGTCAATCAACGGCTTGCGCTGATGAGTTTAAAATTGCAATCCGCCCAAAATGATCTTCCGGACATGCACCCTGTCACGCAAATGCTTCACGAGCTCTATGCCAATGTCGGGGATCTGTCCGATGATATCCGGCGTTTGGCCTACCAGTATCATCCGTCGATCCTGGATGACCTTGGCTTGGGCTCGGCTCTTCGCTCGTTGTGCGAAGACTTTGAGAAGTGGGAAGGGATCTCGGTCACGTGTGAATTGGCTGATAGAGCAGGAAGAATTTCACAAGCGGTGGGCACATGTCTGTACCGTGTGGCACAAGAGAGCCTGCGGAATGTGGTAAGACATGCTCAGGCTTCGGCAGTCCATCTCGTTTTACGGAATGAAGGACCGGACATTATTCTCTCAATTCACGACAATGGAAAAGGATTCGAGGTGGACGGGGTTCTTTCTCGAGGGTTGGGATTTGTCAGCATGAGAGAGCGGGTTCGTCTGGTGGGTGGAACCCTGTTCGTGGAGAGTCAGCCTGGCTATGGAACAACTGTGAAGGTGTCAATTGCTGTAAACGCTCAGTCGTGA